Proteins from a genomic interval of Lolium perenne isolate Kyuss_39 chromosome 1, Kyuss_2.0, whole genome shotgun sequence:
- the LOC127336122 gene encoding uncharacterized protein, translating into MSSGSAAFRAAAVAAVLALLVLPSLGRCPSLGPAAPPPAPVTPPVFAPALTPGLAPSVSCNDCIRALIPGCESNCSAYATASCSWRCNQPGCEECRAMNSNCTTCCNDGTCSCDCKTTGDFDCRGRCQDQVRNCRPCFESTVGFCMSDCISRALVSPCHAPNCTESSPPALETPPLPPALETPPPAPATPPAFAPVLAPGPAPPVSCYDCRVSLIPPCQSNCSAIVSASCLNRCNPQNQTLCEECRAMNSNCTTCCDDGTCSCDCKYADDFNCIDSCYDNYTGCQNCKATEMNYCMADCLSACDATCPKDPLYN; encoded by the coding sequence ATGTCTTCAGGTTCAGCTGCATTCAGGGCGGCCGCGGTAGCGGCAGTACTAGCCTTGCTGGTTCTACCTTCCTTGGGCCGATGTCCGTCGCTAGGACCAGCAGCACCACCGCCAGCGCCGGTGACACCACCAGTCTTCGCGCCCGCCCTGACACCAGGGCTGGCGCCGTCGGTATCATGCAACGACTGTATCCGGGCTCTCATCCCGGGATGCGAGTCGAATTGCTCTGCCTATGCGACAGCGAGTTGCAGTTGGAGATGCAACCAACCAGGCTGCGAAGAGTGCAGGGCGATGAATAGCAATTGCACCACCTGCTGCAACGACGGAACCTGTAGCTGCGACTGCAAAACCACCGGCGACTTCGACTGCCGCGGCCGCTGCCAAGACCAAGTCAGAAATTGCCGCCCATGCTTCGAATCCACAGTGGGTTTCTGCATGTCCGACTGCATCAGTCGGGCCCTCGTCAGCCCCTGCCATGCCCCCAACTGCACGGAGTCATCACCGCCAGCTTTGGAGACACCACCACTACCCCCCGCGTTGGAGACACCACCGCCAGCGCCAGCGACACCACCAGCCTTCGCGCCCGTACTGGCGCCAGGACCGGCACCGCCAGTATCGTGCTATGACTGCCGCGTCTCTCTCATCCCGCCATGCCAGTCGAATTGCTCGGCCATTGTGTCCGCGTCATGCCTCAATAGGTGCAACCCCCAAAACCAGACGCTATGCGAAGAGTGCAGGGCGATGAATAGCAATTGCACCACCTGCTGCGACGACGGAACCTGTAGCTGCGACTGCAAATACGCGGACGACTTCAACTGCATCGACAGCTGCTACGACAATTACACAGGATGCCAGAACTGCAAAGCGACGGAAATGAACTACTGCATGGCCGACTGCCTCAGCGCCTGCGATGCCACATGCCCGAAGGATCCATTATATAACTAG